Proteins encoded by one window of Kribbella flavida DSM 17836:
- a CDS encoding ABC transporter ATP-binding protein: MNTGDAMDAVGLTNVRKVYGKRDNEVVALDGVTTQFRRGTFTAIMGPSGSGKSTLMQCAAGLDQPTSGSVLLEGHEISELDETELTKLRRDRIGFVFQSFNLLPVLTVRQNVTLPLRLAGRPPSRSRVSTVLDQVGLAQRSNHRPSELSGGQQQRVAIARALISEPAVLFADEPTGALDTRTAQDILSLLRHSAQTAHQTIVMVTHDPVAASYADRVLFLADGRLAGALHAPTAESVAERMTHLGAFADDRALPLPRLEKTRGGQHR, from the coding sequence ATGAACACAGGCGACGCCATGGATGCAGTCGGGCTGACGAACGTGCGCAAGGTCTATGGCAAACGGGACAACGAGGTGGTCGCCCTCGATGGTGTGACGACGCAGTTCCGTCGAGGGACCTTCACCGCGATCATGGGCCCGTCGGGGTCCGGCAAGAGCACTCTGATGCAGTGTGCGGCAGGGCTCGATCAGCCGACGTCAGGTTCGGTCCTGCTGGAGGGTCACGAGATCAGCGAGCTGGACGAGACCGAGCTGACGAAGCTGCGGCGCGACCGCATCGGGTTCGTCTTCCAGTCGTTCAACCTGTTGCCGGTGCTGACGGTGCGTCAGAACGTCACTCTGCCGCTCCGGCTCGCCGGGCGACCGCCGTCCCGGAGCAGGGTGTCGACCGTGCTGGACCAGGTCGGTCTGGCTCAGCGAAGCAACCACCGTCCGTCGGAGCTGTCCGGCGGCCAGCAGCAGCGGGTCGCCATCGCTCGGGCGCTGATCAGCGAACCCGCCGTCCTCTTCGCCGACGAACCGACCGGTGCCTTGGACACCAGAACGGCGCAGGACATCCTTTCGCTGCTGCGGCACTCGGCGCAGACGGCCCACCAGACGATCGTGATGGTGACTCACGACCCGGTCGCAGCGTCGTACGCCGATCGTGTCCTGTTCCTCGCCGATGGTCGGCTGGCCGGGGCGCTGCACGCGCCGACAGCCGAGTCCGTCGCCGAGCGCATGACCCACCTGGGCGCCTTCGCCGACGATCGGGCCCTGCCGCTGCCTCGCCTGGAGAAGACGCGGGGAGGGCAGCACCGATGA
- a CDS encoding sensor histidine kinase, producing the protein MATAFLLCLLGSVLQVDDTVAPPSAAAYLLAATSAAVTLARHRAPVPTLAATTVCGMLVAPLGLLPTPLTMAPVVISAYTLAMRAERRTAVAALVTSSALLVVSTLFFEDDLSWEDTSRLVTVASSPLVAAALGRLAKHRQAHLAYVEERALQAEMSRDSEARRKVGEERLRIARELHDLVAHQITLANAQANVAAHLFSTSPDKARTSLDEVVETTRHALDELRATVGLLRQRDDAPAPREPAPGLADVPMLLESFRLAGLEVSVHHDGTATPLPPAVDLTAYRIIQEALTNVTKHATARSADVRLTWERERVGIRIIDDGVGSHTPLEHSPGYGLIGLRERTTAVGGSFTAGPRPDGGFIVAAQLPLPVAGSRARTTGRAPDREGR; encoded by the coding sequence GTGGCCACGGCATTCCTGCTGTGCCTGCTGGGAAGCGTGCTGCAGGTCGATGACACGGTGGCACCGCCATCCGCAGCGGCCTATCTGCTGGCCGCAACGTCGGCGGCGGTGACGCTCGCGCGCCACCGGGCACCGGTCCCCACACTGGCGGCCACGACGGTGTGCGGCATGCTCGTCGCGCCGCTCGGACTGCTGCCGACTCCGCTCACCATGGCCCCAGTCGTCATCAGCGCCTACACGCTGGCGATGCGCGCCGAGCGGCGTACCGCCGTCGCGGCCCTCGTGACGTCGTCGGCGCTGCTCGTGGTCTCGACATTGTTCTTCGAGGACGACCTCTCGTGGGAAGACACGAGCAGGTTGGTGACCGTGGCCTCCTCGCCGCTCGTCGCGGCCGCGCTCGGGCGTTTGGCGAAGCACCGGCAGGCCCATCTGGCGTACGTCGAGGAGCGGGCACTGCAAGCCGAGATGAGCCGGGACAGCGAAGCACGCCGGAAGGTTGGCGAGGAACGACTTCGCATTGCGCGCGAGCTGCACGACCTGGTCGCCCACCAGATCACGCTGGCGAACGCCCAGGCGAACGTGGCGGCTCATCTCTTCAGCACGAGCCCGGACAAGGCCCGCACCAGCCTGGACGAAGTGGTCGAGACCACGCGCCATGCCCTCGACGAACTGCGAGCCACCGTCGGACTCCTGCGTCAGCGCGACGACGCACCTGCGCCACGTGAGCCGGCGCCCGGGCTGGCAGACGTGCCGATGCTCCTGGAGTCCTTCCGCCTCGCGGGACTGGAGGTGTCGGTGCACCACGACGGCACTGCTACACCGCTGCCGCCGGCGGTCGATCTCACCGCCTACCGCATCATCCAAGAGGCTCTGACCAACGTGACGAAGCACGCCACTGCTCGTAGCGCCGACGTCCGCCTGACGTGGGAGCGTGAGCGGGTGGGCATCAGGATCATCGACGACGGCGTCGGTTCCCACACGCCGCTGGAGCATTCGCCCGGCTACGGTCTGATCGGGTTGCGCGAACGGACCACCGCCGTCGGCGGCAGCTTCACAGCGGGCCCTCGACCCGATGGGGGCTTCATCGTCGCCGCCCAGCTGCCTCTGCCCGTCGCCGGGTCCAGAGCACGGACGACCGGCAGAGCACCTGACAGGGAGGGCCGATAA